The Hymenobacter swuensis DY53 genome includes the window ACGAGGAAGACCCGACTGTAGCGGCCCTGGAACAGGAAACCGCCGACCGGTTCGGGCTGGAAGCGGGCCTGTTCTGCCCCAGCGGCACCATGACCAACCAGATTGCCATCAAGGCTCACACCGAGCCGCTGAGTGAGGTAATTTGTGAGCAGACTTCACATATTTATTTGTGGGAAGTAGGCGGCATTGCGTTTCACTCGGGAGCCTCCGTGGCGCTGCTGCCTGGCAACCGGGGACGCCTCACGGCCGCGCAGGTGGAGACTGCCATCCGGCCTCAGAACGTACACTATCCTACCACCAGCCTTATTTCTCTCGAAAATACGCACAACCGGGGCGGCGGCAGTTGCTACGAGCTGCCCGAAGTTGCCGCTATTGCCGAAGTAGCCCAGCGCCACCGCATTCCGTTGCACCTCGATGGGGCCCGCATCTTCAATGCACTGGTGGCTACCGGCCAGGATGCCCGCGAGTACGGCCGCCTGTTTGACACAATTTCGGTGTGCCTGAGCAAAGGGCTGGGCGCGCCGGTAGGATCTGTTTTGCTGGGTAGCAAGGCCTTCGTGCAGAAGACAAAACGTATTCGCAAGGTAATGGGAGGGGGCATGCGGCAGGCTGGTTACCTAGCCGCCGCCGGCCTCTACGCCCTGCACCACAACGTGGAGCGCCTGGCCGACGACCACCGCCGCGCCCGCCAGTTGGGGGCTACATTGGCCGCCCGGCCCTACGTGGCCGAAGTGCTTCCTGTGGAAACCAACCTGGTTATCTTCCGTCTCCGCGACACTACGCCCGCCGACGATTTCCTGGCTTATTTGGAGCAGCATGGCATCAAAGCCTCTTCTTTCGGCCCCCAGATGATCCGCTTCGTGACGCACCTAGATGTGGACGATGCCATGCTAGACCGTCTGGAAACCGTGCTGACTGCTCTCTAGCACCCACCTGTTCCGGTCCGGAAGTTCCTCGTCGGCACTTTTGGCGTGGGCTTCTGGGTCGGCCGGGCGGATATTTTCGTATAGGCCGCCATTGCTCCTGCCTTTTTTATCCCCTCCCACCCATGAATTTGTTTATTGTTGGCGATGTACACGGCTGCTACCACACGCTTCGGGAGCTACTCACGCACTGGAAGCCGGCGGAAGAACTCCTGGTGCAAACCGGCGACTTGGTAGATCGGGGGCGTTTCGGGCCGGAGTGCGTGCAACTGGCCCGAGAACTGGAAGCGGCGCACCCGGGCAGAGCAGTGTTTCTGCTGGGTAACCATGAGTACGAAATGCAGAAACACTTCGGCCCTGCCGGCCCTAATCCGCCGTGGCTGGAGTGGGGCGGGCGGGCCACGGTGCAGCAGTACCAGGGCCGCCGGGAAATGTTGCGGGAACACTTGGCCTGGAGTGCGCGGCGGCCATTGCTGTGGGAAAACAGCCACGTTCTCATCAGCCACGCCGGCTTCGCCGATACCCAGGAACCCCTCGATCTGGAAAACCCGCAGGGTGTGCTGTGGCGGCGCGGGCCGTTGCGCAACATTGGGCGCCGGCAGGTTGTGGGGCATACGCCCACGCCAGCCGGCGAAACTGTGTTTGATGCCGCCTCCGACACCTTGTATCTGGATACCGGCGCGTATCTGGGCCAGTACCTCACGGGCGTACGCCTAGCCTCTACCGGCGAGCTGCTGGCCGAATTTCCCGTTCCTACTTCCCGCCTCGATATTGCCCTGGTGTAACACTACGCCCCTTCTGTATGTCTGCTACTCCCGAATTGCTCAACGCAGCCGCCCTGCGCCACCTTACCCAGGCTGACCCCGTGCTGGGCCGCCTGATTGCGCAAGGCCGCGCCATTCCGCCTGCTGCGCACGAGGATCTGTACTTGGCGCTGTTGCGGGCCATTGTCAGCCAGCAGATTTCCACGAAGGCGGCAGCGGCCATTTGGCGCAAGGTGCAGGCCCTGTTTGCCCCCGATGGTTACCCCGAGCCGGCAGCCCTGCTCCTGCTCACCGATGAAGACCTGCGCACGGCTGGCATTTCGCGCCAAAAAGCCGGCTATCTGCGCGCCATTGCTGATTTTGCCCAGCGCGACCAGCTCGACCACGCACACCTCAGCCAGCTCTCCGATGATGAGTTTACCCAACATCTCACCCAGATAAAAGGCGTGGGTCGCTGGACAGCTCAGATGCTGCAGATGTTTGCTCTCGACCAGCCCGACGTATTCCCCGAAGGTGACCTAGGCATTCAAAACGCCATGCGCCGCCACTACGGCTTGGAGGAAACAGGCCGCGCCCTACTGCGCCGCATGACCGAGTTGGCCGAACCCTGGCGACCCTACCGCACCTTGGCTAGCAAGTACCTGTGGCAGTCGTTGGACAATGCTCCGGCCGCCTAGACTACGTGAGTAGTAAAGATTCAGGCTCGTCTCAAGGCCATAAAGCCCCGTTATCAGCAATCAGCATTCACTTGTATACTGCAGCAACATCGTTTTTTCAGCATGGCGGAAAGGCCCACGGCATGGCTGCGGACCTTTCCAGTTCGTAATCTGAAGATTTACTGCCTTTTTTGTACTCTGATACTCGTTGAGTGAGCACCTGTCCCGGTTTGAAATTTTCGACTGAGAAGTCAGCTGAGATGGTTCTGCGCACTCTTTTACCCCCTTCCTTTTGCGTACTGCTGCTCTTTTCGCGTTCCTGCTTTGTCTGCTTACCGGGGCTGCTTTCGGCCAAAGCAAACCCCGTAAAGCCATAGCGCGGCGCGGCGACGGCGTGCAGATATTGCTTCAGCGCTACGGCCTGAACACCCGCCAGCAACAGCAGCAGTTCCGGCGGCTGAACCAGGGCCGGCTTACGAAAGCAGGCGGCCTGGTAACTGGCCGCACCTACATGCTGCCAGCGGCTACCACCCGGGCCACGGCTACCCGGTCGAAGGCCAATGCTAGGCGTTTACAGGCTACTAACCCTACTTCACACGGTAAAAGTACCCAGCCGCTGCTCACGGCCAACCTGTTCGGGGCGGCGTACAGCCCGGTGCCGGTGCGCGACCGGGCTTTGCGTGGGGCAGTGTACTACCTCTCGCCCGGCCACGGCGGCCCCGACCCCGGCGCCATCGGCCAGTACGGCACCTATAAACTGGCCGAGGATGAGTACGCCTACGACGTGACCGTGCGCCTGGCCCGGGTGCTGCTGGAGCACGGGGCCACGGTGTACGTGATGGTGCAGGACCCCAACGACGGCATCCGCGACCAGAACGTGCTGCCCATTGACTACGATGAGGTAACCTACCCGCGCCAAGTGATTCCGCTGAGCCAACTGGGCCGCCTGCGTCAGCGCATTGCGCAGGTCAACAAACTCTATGCCCACCACAAAGGGGCCTACCAGCGCCTGTTGAGCCTGCATGTAGACAGCCGCAGCGCGGGTCAGAACATCGACGTGTTCTTCTATCACCACGCCAACAGCACCTCAGGCCTGCGCCTGGCCAAGAACATTCATAAGGTGTTCACCAACCGTTACAAGCGCGCCCAGCCCAACCGGCCCTACTCCGGCAACGTGTCGGAGCGTGGCAGCCTGTATGAGGTGCGCACCAGCCACGCCCCGGCCGTGTTTATGGAGCTGGGCAACATCCGTAACGCCAAGGACCAGCGCCGCTTCGTGGTGCCCGACAACCGCCAGGCCCTCGCCAACTGGATTTACGAAGGCCTACTGGCTGATTACACAGGTCGGTAACACGAAGCAACCCGCTTCATGAAAGCGCCTGCTCCGTGGCCGGAACAGGCGCCTGAGTGGTTTGCAAGACCTGAAAAAAACGGGTAAAAAAATAGTCTGCGTTTTAGGACCAGGCGGCGGCTCGGGTGCCTCCGGAGCCCTTTACGGTCAGTCTTGCCGAACGGTAGCTTGGTTGTCGTTGCCGCGCTGCAGAATGTCACTGCGGTTGTCGCCGGTGGTCTGGTACGTGCGGGCATCGTTGCCGCCGCCCAGCTGGCGCTGCCGGGCATAGTTGCCCCCGCTCTCCGAGTCCTGGCTGATGTAGCCGTAGTTGCTGCTGCCCAGGCGCTGCTCCTGCACGGCCACGTTGCGGTTGCCCTTCTGCTCGATGATGGCCTGGCTGAAACCGGATTCCTGGGTTTGGGTTGCCGTGTTGCGGTTGCCCTGCTGGGTGATGGAGGCACTGACGAAGGCCGTTCGGGTCTGGGTCTGGGTGGCAGTGTTGTTATTGCCGGTTTGCGTAGCCGTAGCCGTACCGCTGTAATACAACTGGTCCTGGGTTTGGGTTGCGGTGTTGCGGCTGCCGGTTTGCGTGAGCGTGGCCGTCGCGCTGCCATACACCGTGCTTTGCTGCTGGGTGGCCGTGTTGTAGTTACCGGTTTGCGTGGCGGTGGCTTCGGCCGCGCCCAACTGCGTCTGGCGGGCCCCGTTGAAGTCGCCCTGCTGCGTGATGGTGGCCGTAGTACGGTCAATGGTAACCTGTTGCAGCTGGGTAGCCTCGTTGCTGTTGCCTACCTGCCGGACGGTGGCCATGGCTTGTTTGCCTAACTCACCTGACTGCTGTTGCAACGACTTGTTGCGGGCTCCTTGTTGCGTGGCAACAGCCAAGCTGTACGAAGACTGCTGTTGGGTAGCTAGGTTGTCGTTACCGCCGCTCTGCACGATGCTGGCGGAGGAGTTGCGGCCACCTTGCGTTTGCGTGGCGGTGTTGTAGCTGCTGCGCTGCTCGATGGATGCGTTCAGGCTGAACCCACCCTGGCTCTGACTGGCATAGTTACCCGTGCTGCCTACGCCTCCTAAGCCTTGCCGAATGGTTGCATTATTGCCGCCCCGCGAAACGTCCGACTCCTGGGTTTGCACGGCCCGCTGGGCGTTGCCGGCCTGGTCGGTCCGGGCCGTGTGCTGGCTTCCGGTCTGAGTCTGGCTGACTTGATTATTGTTGCCGCTGCTGCCGCCGCCGTTGGCGGCGGCATCGTTCTGGCGGGCTACGGCGGTGTTGTCGCGCCCGTTTTGCGTTACCGTTACCCGGTTGCGGTTTCCGTAGCTGGTAGAGGTTTGGGAATTGTTCTGCGCGAAAGCAGAGCCGCTCACTAACAGCGCGGCAACAAAGAATAGGTTCGACTTCATAATGCGGTGGGGTAAAAAAGTACAGAGAAGTGGCCTTGCAAACGCACTTTCTCCCCCAATATATTTAAATAAATATAAATATTTTTACAAAAATTATAAATATCACATATACTGATTTCTATGGGTTCATCAGCAGGAAAAGCAGATTGTGGTAGAGAATGCCCTGCTCGCCGTCATGGATGCCATCGAGGCCGGCGTCCTCCAGCAGGGCTTCTACTTCTTCGTAGTCAGTGAGAAAGTCAATCTCGGGCTCTTCCTCGTCGGGTTGGTGGGTATGGGTGAGGTAGCGGCGTTTTGGCTCCAGGGTGATGAAGAGCTTGCGGAACCGCGTTTGGGCCACCAGCAGGGCATCATAAGAGGCTATTTCGTCCTCATCGACGTGAATAAACACGGTGGTCTTCTCGTTCTCGGGCGTGTGGTGCAGGAAGCTGGCAAGGTCGAGGGACATAACGGCGGGCGGAGGGTGGAACAGCGCGAAGGTAGGCGTTCTAGACACGCAAAACAGCACCCGCACGCTTGGATCAATGCCGAGCCAGTACTTCAAATATCTCACTGAAATATTGGGGCGTCAGCGGCGCAGTTAGCGCAATGGTTTCACGCAGGGCTGCTGGGCAACTTCCATTATGAGTGCATGAATGCCGATGAGCAAGACTTGTTCACTTTCAAACACCCCGAAACAGGCTTTCTATTCTTCTCTTCTCTGCGTGGCGTACAGATACCGCAAAGGTTTGTCACCCGCGAGGCGCTTACGGCTTTTATCAAGCAATATAAAGACGATGTCAGAAACTGAATTACGAGTGATTTAGGGTTCGATGCGAACTTATCCTTAAGCCAATAGGGACCGTATCTTAACGCAAAAAAGCCTGTCACTGACGTTCAGCGGCGGGCTTTTTGTATAATATACAGTATTATTAATCCTTCAATCTTTCTTTTTCGACTCTCCGCAGTATGTCCTCCGTTTCCTTTCCTTCCGCACCTGTTGCCGCGCATCATTCCCTTCCTCCAGAGGCTGCGCATACCGCCGCGCATACGTGCCTGAACTGCGGCCACCCCGTACCCGACCGGTTCTGCGGGCAGTGTGGGCAGGATGCGCACCACACCCACCGCTTCACGATGGCCGACATGCCCCACGACGTGCTGCACAGCATCTGGCACATTGATAAGGGCATTCTGTACACGCTGCGTACCATGATCCGGCGGCCCGGCGCTACCATCCGGGAGTATCTGGCCGGCAAGCGCGTCGACCACTTCCGGCCTCTGGCGCTGCTGTTTTTCATCACCGGCCTCTACGCGCTGCTGTTTTCGGCGCTGCACATCAACATGATGCCGCCCCGCGACCCAGCCATGCCCGAGGCCGTGTATCAGATGCAGACGTCGTTTAACACGTTCTTCATGAAATACCTGAGCTGGTTTTACGTGGCAACGGTGCCGGCCTGGGCCCTGACGGCCCGCTTATTTCTGCGGCGCGGCGGTTACAACTACGCCGAGTGCCTCATCATTGCCGCCTTCATCACGGCCATCAACAACTTCCTCACCCTGCTGCTGCTGCCTGTCACGTACGTCTACAGCGGCACACCCCAAATTCAGACGTTCACCTTCTACGCGCTGCTGCTGGTGATTGGGTACGCCTCGTGGGCCTACGGCAGCCTGCTGAACCACACGGCCCTGGGCTGGCTGAGCCGCCTCTGGCGCGGCTTCCTGACGTTCATGCTGGGCTACCTTATGCTCAGCCTGGTGGGTGTCGTGGTAGTGTTTGCCCTG containing:
- a CDS encoding threonine aldolase family protein, which translates into the protein MTNSLIDLRSDTVTRPTPAMLEAMFQARVGDDVYEEDPTVAALEQETADRFGLEAGLFCPSGTMTNQIAIKAHTEPLSEVICEQTSHIYLWEVGGIAFHSGASVALLPGNRGRLTAAQVETAIRPQNVHYPTTSLISLENTHNRGGGSCYELPEVAAIAEVAQRHRIPLHLDGARIFNALVATGQDAREYGRLFDTISVCLSKGLGAPVGSVLLGSKAFVQKTKRIRKVMGGGMRQAGYLAAAGLYALHHNVERLADDHRRARQLGATLAARPYVAEVLPVETNLVIFRLRDTTPADDFLAYLEQHGIKASSFGPQMIRFVTHLDVDDAMLDRLETVLTAL
- a CDS encoding DUF3667 domain-containing protein translates to MSSVSFPSAPVAAHHSLPPEAAHTAAHTCLNCGHPVPDRFCGQCGQDAHHTHRFTMADMPHDVLHSIWHIDKGILYTLRTMIRRPGATIREYLAGKRVDHFRPLALLFFITGLYALLFSALHINMMPPRDPAMPEAVYQMQTSFNTFFMKYLSWFYVATVPAWALTARLFLRRGGYNYAECLIIAAFITAINNFLTLLLLPVTYVYSGTPQIQTFTFYALLLVIGYASWAYGSLLNHTALGWLSRLWRGFLTFMLGYLMLSLVGVVVVFALNWSSIKHSVQQQAQAKQEQQRNAAATPPAAR
- a CDS encoding metallophosphoesterase, with the translated sequence MNLFIVGDVHGCYHTLRELLTHWKPAEELLVQTGDLVDRGRFGPECVQLARELEAAHPGRAVFLLGNHEYEMQKHFGPAGPNPPWLEWGGRATVQQYQGRREMLREHLAWSARRPLLWENSHVLISHAGFADTQEPLDLENPQGVLWRRGPLRNIGRRQVVGHTPTPAGETVFDAASDTLYLDTGAYLGQYLTGVRLASTGELLAEFPVPTSRLDIALV
- a CDS encoding DNA-3-methyladenine glycosylase family protein; protein product: MSATPELLNAAALRHLTQADPVLGRLIAQGRAIPPAAHEDLYLALLRAIVSQQISTKAAAAIWRKVQALFAPDGYPEPAALLLLTDEDLRTAGISRQKAGYLRAIADFAQRDQLDHAHLSQLSDDEFTQHLTQIKGVGRWTAQMLQMFALDQPDVFPEGDLGIQNAMRRHYGLEETGRALLRRMTELAEPWRPYRTLASKYLWQSLDNAPAA
- a CDS encoding N-acetylmuramoyl-L-alanine amidase family protein; translated protein: MRTAALFAFLLCLLTGAAFGQSKPRKAIARRGDGVQILLQRYGLNTRQQQQQFRRLNQGRLTKAGGLVTGRTYMLPAATTRATATRSKANARRLQATNPTSHGKSTQPLLTANLFGAAYSPVPVRDRALRGAVYYLSPGHGGPDPGAIGQYGTYKLAEDEYAYDVTVRLARVLLEHGATVYVMVQDPNDGIRDQNVLPIDYDEVTYPRQVIPLSQLGRLRQRIAQVNKLYAHHKGAYQRLLSLHVDSRSAGQNIDVFFYHHANSTSGLRLAKNIHKVFTNRYKRAQPNRPYSGNVSERGSLYEVRTSHAPAVFMELGNIRNAKDQRRFVVPDNRQALANWIYEGLLADYTGR